Proteins found in one Maridesulfovibrio sp. genomic segment:
- a CDS encoding FAD-dependent oxidoreductase, giving the protein MAYVIIGNGIASLGAIDGIRKYDRATPIIVIGAENTAAYGKPLTSYLLAGRINPERLSMRADDYYKGKNVTLRLATCVEKIDIAERELLTSEGEKIPYHKLLLATGGKPYVPKVEGIEGDDVYNFTAAKDAFRLIESVNKVKRAVVLGGGLIGLKAAESLYNRGVDVAVVEKEERILPLAYDTDAAGLISRRVEDAGMLVRCKVGGKKVVRDNEGRLRGILLDDNSFLEADAIVIAIGVISRTRLAEQAEIAVDKGILVDDNMFTGKDGIYAAGDVAQARDVVFDKDKVVPVWSNAYTQGYYAGRNMAGNKSRYPGTMSMSSISFFGLPTISVGEVNPDPANSEYEIYTFYDERKQSYRKLVFKKDKLVGYVLVGDIDFAGMYTSFIKFKFKVDEYTRKRLSEGEPDVLMWPDDFFNEAWNPGSE; this is encoded by the coding sequence ATGGCATACGTCATTATAGGTAACGGCATCGCCTCACTTGGAGCTATCGACGGTATTAGAAAATATGACCGAGCGACACCTATCATTGTTATCGGCGCCGAGAATACCGCTGCCTATGGCAAACCGCTAACCTCATATCTGCTGGCCGGGCGGATCAATCCTGAACGTTTGTCCATGCGTGCGGATGATTATTACAAGGGCAAGAATGTTACGCTTAGACTGGCAACCTGTGTTGAAAAAATTGATATTGCTGAGCGGGAATTACTAACCTCTGAAGGTGAAAAAATTCCGTATCATAAGCTTCTTCTGGCAACCGGCGGTAAACCGTATGTACCGAAGGTTGAAGGGATTGAAGGGGATGATGTTTACAATTTTACCGCTGCTAAGGATGCTTTCCGGCTGATTGAATCGGTCAATAAAGTAAAACGGGCGGTGGTTCTCGGCGGCGGCTTGATCGGGCTTAAGGCTGCTGAATCGCTTTATAACCGTGGTGTTGATGTGGCCGTAGTCGAGAAGGAAGAGCGTATTTTGCCTCTTGCTTACGACACTGACGCCGCCGGATTGATTTCTCGCCGGGTGGAAGATGCCGGGATGCTGGTCCGCTGCAAGGTAGGCGGCAAAAAGGTTGTGCGCGATAACGAGGGCAGGCTGCGTGGGATATTATTGGACGATAATAGTTTTCTCGAGGCGGACGCCATCGTAATCGCAATCGGGGTGATTTCGAGGACAAGGCTTGCCGAACAGGCGGAAATCGCGGTGGATAAGGGTATTCTTGTCGACGACAATATGTTTACCGGCAAAGATGGAATTTACGCCGCCGGGGATGTCGCACAGGCACGGGATGTTGTTTTTGATAAGGATAAGGTCGTACCGGTCTGGTCTAATGCCTATACACAGGGATATTACGCAGGGCGTAACATGGCCGGAAATAAATCAAGATATCCCGGAACAATGTCCATGAGTTCAATCAGTTTTTTTGGGCTGCCGACAATCTCTGTGGGTGAGGTCAATCCTGATCCCGCCAATTCCGAGTATGAAATCTATACTTTTTACGATGAGCGTAAGCAAAGCTACCGCAAGCTTGTTTTTAAAAAAGATAAGTTGGTAGGCTATGTGCTTGTAGGGGATATCGATTTTGCCGGAATGTATACTTCTTTTATCAAATTTAAATTCAAAGTGGACGAGTATACCCGCAAAAGACTCAGTGAAGGTGAACCGGATGTTCTCATGTGGCCGGATGATTTTTTTAATGAAGCATGGAATCCGGGCAGTGAGTAG
- a CDS encoding glutamine amidotransferase family protein, which produces MKAPEKYYDFEKDISGCGVFGVISKRRECIPGDVPIRAMACMHDRGNGLGGGFAAYGIYPELADKYCFQLLCDDHHALDKAEEIIKIFFDINESEPIRTRKVLSIPDPPLIWRFFVYPKELRPNSRFSGGSEEDYIVGVVMKINKEVPGAFVLSSGKNMGAFKGVGYPEDIAEFYRLDEYSAYLWTGHNRFPTNTPGWWGGAHPFTILDWSIVHNGEISSYGINRRYLCTHGYECTMDTDTEVVAYLIDLLVRKHGLSRELASSVFAPPFWDDIEKMDVKQKKLYRALRTTYASAMLNGPFAILVADADSLWGLNDRIKLRPLVVARKDDRVYMSSEESAIRLVCRDLDEVWMPKAGEPVIIQADGCSNG; this is translated from the coding sequence ATGAAAGCTCCCGAAAAATATTATGATTTTGAGAAAGATATATCCGGTTGCGGAGTGTTCGGTGTAATCAGTAAAAGGCGTGAATGCATTCCCGGAGATGTTCCCATCAGGGCTATGGCCTGCATGCATGACCGGGGTAACGGCCTCGGCGGAGGTTTCGCAGCCTATGGAATATATCCGGAACTGGCGGATAAGTACTGCTTTCAATTATTATGCGACGATCATCATGCGTTGGATAAAGCGGAAGAGATCATCAAAATTTTCTTTGATATAAATGAATCCGAACCGATCAGAACCCGTAAAGTGCTCAGTATACCGGACCCGCCTCTAATTTGGCGTTTTTTTGTCTACCCCAAGGAACTGCGGCCAAATTCACGCTTCAGCGGCGGTAGTGAAGAGGACTACATAGTCGGTGTAGTCATGAAAATAAATAAGGAAGTGCCGGGGGCTTTTGTGCTTTCCAGCGGTAAGAATATGGGCGCATTCAAGGGCGTGGGCTACCCGGAAGATATTGCGGAATTTTATCGATTGGATGAATACTCCGCATACTTGTGGACGGGACATAACAGGTTCCCGACAAACACCCCAGGCTGGTGGGGCGGAGCGCATCCGTTTACCATTCTGGATTGGTCCATCGTGCATAACGGTGAAATCTCGTCCTACGGGATAAATCGCCGATACCTTTGTACCCATGGCTATGAATGTACTATGGATACGGATACGGAAGTTGTTGCTTATTTGATTGATTTACTGGTACGTAAGCACGGTTTGAGCCGTGAACTGGCTTCGTCTGTTTTCGCGCCCCCATTTTGGGACGATATAGAAAAAATGGATGTAAAACAGAAAAAGCTTTACAGGGCACTTAGAACCACATACGCAAGTGCCATGCTGAACGGTCCGTTCGCTATACTGGTGGCCGATGCGGACAGTTTGTGGGGTCTGAATGACCGCATAAAGCTGCGCCCGCTTGTTGTTGCCAGAAAGGATGACCGGGTTTATATGTCCAGTGAGGAAAGCGCTATCCGGCTTGTCTGCCGTGATCTGGACGAAGTCTGGATGCCCAAGGCCGGAGAGCCGGTCATAATTCAGGCGGACGGGTGCAGCAATGGCTGA
- the yajC gene encoding preprotein translocase subunit YajC, with product MFFADIAHAMGAAGQQAQGGPMGALGSFLPLILMFAIFYFLLIRPQQKKAKEHKAMLDAIQRGDRVLTAGGIYGRVTAVDGDELTVELAEGLQVKVERSFVSNLANPVKKEEKKGK from the coding sequence ATGTTTTTTGCAGATATCGCACACGCGATGGGTGCTGCCGGACAACAGGCCCAGGGCGGACCTATGGGCGCACTCGGTTCTTTTCTCCCTCTCATCCTCATGTTCGCAATTTTCTATTTTTTGCTCATCAGACCGCAGCAGAAAAAAGCCAAAGAGCACAAAGCCATGCTGGATGCAATCCAGAGGGGGGACCGTGTTCTTACCGCAGGTGGTATTTATGGTCGTGTTACCGCTGTTGACGGCGATGAACTGACCGTTGAGCTTGCTGAGGGTTTACAGGTTAAGGTTGAAAGATCTTTTGTCTCCAACCTCGCAAATCCTGTTAAAAAAGAAGAAAAGAAAGGCAAATAA
- the secD gene encoding protein translocase subunit SecD encodes MNGSLRWKIVLTLLVVVLGVAYLLPSLPAVQNSGMARFLPDDKISLGLDLKGGIHLTLGVDMDKAMDNNLARMGDDLKAVAREKGIIVLKPTVLNGKRIEAVLLKQDQKEKLEKLVKDTFGNLTILSTAVKPDGKVTYVFAPTPEYKKYLTKLTMDQAIKTIRNRIDQFGVAEPDIRKQQGNRIQVQLPGMQDPERAIKIIGKTAHLEFKLVDSGADLQKAQKGILAPGRELTVIRHRLADGSYVEKPIVLKKDAMLTGEYITDAQTRFDQFNQPYVTLNFNSRGARIFERVTGENIKKQMAIVLDGKVYSAPTIQDKIAGGRASITGSYTTEEAHDLAIVLRAGSLPAPVKILEQRTVGPSLGQESIDKGVTAAIVGSALVLVFMFAYYGFAGFVADVVLVLNVILILAGLAVFGATLTLPGIAGIILTIGMAVDANVIIFERIREELRRGLTAKAAIVEGYSRATLTILDANITTVIAAVILYQFGTGPVRGFAVTLTLGIITSMFTAIFVTRILFDLYTSKRAADAPLNI; translated from the coding sequence ATGAACGGGAGTCTTCGTTGGAAAATAGTCCTGACCCTGCTTGTTGTTGTGCTTGGAGTTGCTTACCTCCTTCCTTCACTGCCTGCGGTTCAGAATTCGGGAATGGCTCGCTTCCTGCCTGATGACAAAATCAGTTTGGGACTTGACCTCAAGGGCGGAATCCACCTCACACTCGGTGTGGATATGGATAAAGCCATGGATAACAACCTTGCCCGTATGGGAGATGACCTTAAGGCCGTTGCCCGCGAGAAAGGTATAATTGTTTTGAAGCCTACTGTGCTTAATGGCAAAAGAATCGAAGCGGTTCTTCTCAAGCAGGACCAGAAGGAAAAACTGGAAAAGCTTGTTAAAGATACCTTCGGCAACCTGACCATTCTCAGCACTGCAGTGAAACCTGACGGTAAAGTCACTTACGTTTTTGCTCCCACTCCGGAATACAAAAAGTACCTGACCAAACTGACCATGGATCAGGCAATCAAAACTATCCGTAACCGTATTGACCAGTTCGGTGTTGCTGAACCGGATATCCGCAAACAGCAGGGTAACCGCATTCAGGTACAGCTGCCCGGTATGCAGGATCCTGAAAGAGCGATCAAAATTATCGGTAAAACAGCTCATCTTGAGTTTAAACTGGTGGATTCCGGAGCGGATTTGCAAAAAGCTCAGAAAGGCATTCTCGCCCCCGGACGCGAACTTACTGTCATCAGACATAGGCTCGCCGACGGTAGTTATGTTGAGAAGCCCATCGTTCTGAAAAAAGACGCCATGCTTACCGGTGAATACATCACTGACGCGCAGACACGCTTTGACCAGTTCAACCAGCCTTATGTTACCTTGAACTTCAATAGCAGGGGCGCAAGAATTTTTGAACGGGTTACCGGTGAAAATATCAAGAAGCAAATGGCCATCGTGCTGGACGGAAAAGTATACTCCGCACCGACCATTCAGGATAAGATTGCCGGTGGACGTGCTTCCATCACTGGTAGTTATACTACTGAAGAAGCGCATGACCTCGCCATTGTTCTGCGTGCCGGTTCTTTGCCTGCTCCGGTTAAAATCCTTGAGCAGAGAACAGTCGGTCCCTCTCTTGGACAGGAGTCCATTGATAAGGGCGTAACCGCTGCGATAGTAGGTAGTGCTCTGGTACTGGTGTTCATGTTCGCATATTACGGCTTTGCCGGTTTTGTTGCTGACGTAGTGCTGGTGCTTAACGTGATACTTATTCTTGCCGGTCTGGCTGTTTTCGGTGCAACCCTGACCCTACCCGGTATCGCAGGTATTATCCTGACGATCGGTATGGCGGTTGATGCAAACGTCATTATCTTTGAGCGTATACGTGAAGAATTACGAAGGGGACTAACTGCTAAGGCCGCTATTGTAGAAGGCTACAGCAGAGCGACCCTGACCATTCTGGATGCAAACATCACCACTGTGATCGCAGCGGTAATTCTTTACCAGTTCGGTACCGGGCCTGTGCGCGGTTTCGCGGTAACTCTTACTCTGGGTATCATTACCTCTATGTTCACCGCTATCTTTGTGACCCGCATCTTGTTTGATCTGTACACCTCCAAGCGCGCTGCCGATGCGCCGTTGAACATTTAA
- the secF gene encoding protein translocase subunit SecF, producing MGLQIIKPDTKIDFIGFKTKAFIISALLILLGIGSLIVNGGPKYGIDFAGGIVVQVKFDKSVDVKVVKNALKDAKLPGLVVQSFGHADDNEILLRTSSAKISSSEVRANINSGLKAGLDGTGFEIQRLEMVGPKVGSDLRTKAVEALYFAVLLIAIYISGRFEQRWFAAAIMAGGLFAGISALQLLGMSTSVLIFGALFITLGLCWYLKLNYALGAIVALIHDVMITVGIFSLLGKEFDLTIIAALLTIIGYSLNDTIIVFDRIRENLIGKISDSLAETINISINQTLSRTILTSGTTLLVVAALFAFGGGVIHDFALALLIGVGVGTYSSIFVASPILLGFGPGSIKEDAEEAEAA from the coding sequence ATGGGATTGCAGATAATTAAACCCGATACCAAAATCGATTTTATCGGATTCAAGACCAAAGCGTTCATTATCTCAGCATTGCTGATTCTTCTCGGAATCGGCTCGCTGATCGTGAACGGCGGTCCTAAATACGGCATCGACTTTGCCGGCGGTATTGTGGTTCAGGTTAAGTTTGATAAGAGTGTAGATGTCAAGGTTGTTAAAAATGCTCTCAAAGATGCCAAGCTTCCCGGCCTGGTTGTGCAGAGCTTCGGCCATGCTGATGATAATGAAATCCTGCTGAGAACATCTTCTGCCAAGATCAGTTCTTCTGAAGTTCGGGCGAATATCAACTCCGGTCTGAAAGCCGGGCTTGATGGAACCGGATTTGAGATTCAGCGTCTGGAAATGGTAGGACCCAAAGTCGGTTCCGACCTTCGTACGAAAGCTGTCGAGGCTCTTTACTTTGCGGTGCTGCTGATTGCTATCTACATCTCCGGACGTTTTGAGCAGCGCTGGTTTGCTGCGGCAATCATGGCTGGTGGACTTTTCGCCGGTATCAGTGCTCTGCAGTTGCTGGGAATGTCCACTTCTGTGCTCATTTTTGGCGCGTTGTTCATCACTTTGGGGCTTTGTTGGTATCTAAAGCTGAACTATGCGTTGGGTGCCATTGTCGCACTTATACACGACGTCATGATTACTGTTGGTATCTTCTCCCTGCTCGGCAAGGAGTTCGACCTGACTATCATCGCAGCTTTGCTGACTATCATCGGTTACTCTCTGAACGATACGATCATCGTTTTCGACCGTATCCGTGAAAACCTGATCGGCAAGATCAGTGATTCACTTGCGGAAACCATTAATATCAGTATCAACCAGACACTGAGCAGAACCATCCTCACTTCCGGCACAACTCTGCTGGTTGTTGCGGCTCTGTTTGCATTCGGCGGTGGTGTAATCCACGATTTCGCTCTTGCTCTGCTTATTGGTGTAGGTGTTGGTACCTATTCCTCAATCTTCGTTGCCAGCCCCATCCTGCTCGGATTCGGCCCCGGTTCAATCAAAGAAGATGCGGAGGAAGCTGAAGCCGCATAG
- a CDS encoding aldehyde ferredoxin oxidoreductase C-terminal domain-containing protein: MPRILRINTRTKEFKFEELGEYAGLGGRALTSRVVNTEVPGDCHPLSADNKLVFAAGILAGSGAANSGRLSCGAKSPLTGGIKESNSGGQFAQVLPRLDIQAIIFEDKPEMDAPFSILEIYADRVEFKDAAPIVGMDNYPAHEELKKVYGEKAVTALAGPAGEKCLAASTIQFSDPHLNPARSAGRGGMGAVMGSKKIKAVVLDSEAKLRIKPVNEDAFKVARKRWLEILMGHPVTSEGLPAFGTAILVNIINEAGALPTKNFRYGRFDDVADISGEKIAEVIESRGGKTKEGCHTGCVIQCSQRYNDKDGNYLTSGFEYETVWGFGANCLINDIDDIATMDRICDEKGIDTIEMGCTMAVAMDGGILNWGDSKAGIELLKKVGSADAMGRIIGNGADFAGQAFGVDRIPTVKGQGLPAYDPRSVKGVGVTYATTPMGGDHTAGYAVATNILKVGGDVDPLSKEGQIELSKNLQIATATIDGLGLCLFVAFAVLDTEDAVQCICDLVAATHGIEFTAEDFIALGVNTLKDELEFNRKAGFTKSDDQLPRFFSEEKLEPHDTVWEYTVEELQAAKV, from the coding sequence ATGCCCAGAATTCTCAGGATCAATACCCGCACTAAAGAGTTCAAGTTTGAAGAACTTGGTGAATACGCAGGTCTCGGTGGACGCGCCTTGACTTCCAGAGTCGTAAACACCGAAGTTCCCGGTGATTGTCATCCTCTTTCAGCTGACAATAAGCTCGTTTTTGCTGCCGGTATTCTTGCCGGTTCCGGCGCTGCCAACTCAGGCAGGCTTTCATGCGGTGCCAAGTCTCCCCTTACCGGAGGCATTAAGGAAAGCAACTCTGGCGGACAGTTTGCGCAGGTTCTTCCCCGCCTCGACATTCAGGCGATTATTTTTGAAGACAAACCTGAAATGGACGCTCCATTTTCTATTCTTGAAATTTATGCAGACCGCGTGGAATTTAAAGATGCTGCTCCTATTGTAGGCATGGATAACTACCCTGCACACGAAGAGCTAAAAAAAGTGTACGGTGAAAAGGCTGTTACCGCTCTGGCAGGACCTGCTGGCGAAAAGTGTCTTGCCGCCTCTACTATTCAATTTTCCGATCCTCACCTGAATCCTGCCCGTTCTGCCGGACGTGGCGGTATGGGCGCTGTAATGGGTTCTAAAAAAATCAAGGCAGTAGTTCTTGATTCTGAAGCAAAGCTCCGTATCAAGCCCGTGAATGAAGATGCTTTCAAGGTAGCACGTAAACGTTGGCTTGAAATTCTTATGGGTCATCCTGTAACAAGTGAAGGGCTGCCCGCATTCGGTACCGCTATCCTTGTTAATATTATTAACGAAGCAGGCGCATTGCCCACCAAGAACTTCCGCTACGGTCGCTTTGACGATGTTGCTGATATCTCCGGTGAAAAGATTGCCGAAGTTATCGAATCCCGCGGTGGTAAGACCAAGGAAGGCTGTCACACAGGTTGTGTTATTCAGTGTTCCCAGCGCTACAATGACAAAGACGGTAATTACCTGACCTCCGGTTTTGAGTACGAAACTGTTTGGGGGTTCGGTGCAAACTGTTTGATTAACGACATTGATGATATCGCTACCATGGACCGTATCTGTGACGAAAAGGGTATAGATACCATCGAAATGGGCTGTACCATGGCTGTCGCTATGGATGGCGGTATACTGAACTGGGGCGATAGCAAAGCCGGTATTGAACTGCTTAAAAAAGTAGGCTCTGCTGATGCCATGGGCCGTATTATAGGTAACGGTGCTGACTTCGCAGGTCAGGCTTTCGGCGTTGACCGTATCCCCACAGTAAAGGGCCAGGGCCTGCCCGCTTATGACCCCCGCTCTGTAAAGGGTGTTGGTGTTACCTATGCAACCACTCCCATGGGCGGTGACCATACTGCCGGTTACGCAGTTGCTACCAATATTCTTAAGGTCGGTGGTGACGTTGATCCTCTTTCCAAGGAAGGACAGATCGAACTTTCCAAGAACCTCCAGATTGCTACCGCAACCATCGACGGTCTCGGCTTGTGCCTGTTCGTAGCATTTGCTGTTCTGGACACCGAAGATGCAGTTCAGTGCATTTGCGACCTTGTTGCCGCAACACACGGTATTGAATTCACTGCTGAGGACTTCATTGCACTCGGTGTGAACACCCTTAAGGATGAACTCGAATTCAACCGCAAGGCAGGCTTCACCAAGAGTGATGACCAGTTACCCCGTTTCTTCAGCGAAGAGAAACTTGAGCCCCATGACACAGTCTGGGAATACACAGTAGAAGAACTTCAGGCTGCTAAAGTCTAA
- a CDS encoding RNA-binding protein: protein MSKNIYVGNLPWSATEEEIRSSFEAYGEVVSVKLIEDRETGRPRGFGFVEMDDNGALDAIEALDGKDFGGRNLKVNEAKPRAERPRW from the coding sequence ATGTCTAAGAATATCTATGTTGGTAATCTGCCTTGGTCTGCTACTGAAGAAGAAATCCGCTCATCCTTTGAAGCTTACGGTGAAGTTGTTTCAGTTAAACTCATCGAAGATCGTGAAACCGGTCGCCCCCGTGGTTTCGGTTTCGTAGAAATGGACGACAATGGCGCTCTCGATGCAATCGAAGCTCTTGACGGTAAAGATTTCGGTGGCCGTAACCTCAAGGTTAACGAAGCCAAACCTAGAGCAGAACGCCCCCGCTGGTAG
- a CDS encoding 4Fe-4S binding protein, translating to MKKLSPKLVRDSIQFAMTLFCIWIGYRFYLFYQWMIGNSDIAVSKPGAVEGFLPISALLSLKQLVTKGIFDEIHPAGLTIFIAVIIMSLIVRKGFCGYLCPVGFLHNLLNKIGRKLGKTVTVKGKIEFGMLIPKYIALAFFLIAIFKMGSQELEAFIRSPYNFTAEARMMHFFSDISITSAVIIGSILVLGIFIPYFWCRFLCPYGALLGIIAKASPVAIKRDEEKCISCGKCNKSCPGGIDVEHKQTVNSAECVGCVQCINACPVDGCLNVTDRLSRVKLPWYVIAAGAVLILLVYYAVAKFTNHWDSPYPIEMLRKYYMMM from the coding sequence ATGAAAAAATTATCCCCCAAACTCGTGCGGGATTCTATCCAGTTTGCAATGACACTTTTCTGCATCTGGATTGGGTACCGTTTTTATCTTTTTTACCAATGGATGATTGGCAATTCCGATATTGCCGTAAGCAAACCCGGTGCGGTAGAAGGCTTTCTGCCCATCAGCGCCCTTCTCTCACTGAAACAGCTTGTCACCAAAGGAATCTTTGATGAGATTCACCCTGCGGGCCTGACCATCTTTATCGCGGTCATAATAATGAGCCTGATTGTACGCAAGGGATTCTGCGGCTACCTATGCCCGGTTGGATTCCTGCACAATCTGCTTAATAAAATCGGCCGTAAACTTGGTAAAACAGTCACCGTCAAAGGCAAAATTGAATTCGGGATGCTCATTCCCAAATATATCGCCCTGGCCTTTTTCCTGATCGCCATTTTCAAAATGGGAAGCCAGGAACTGGAAGCATTCATCCGTTCCCCGTACAATTTCACGGCAGAAGCACGGATGATGCATTTCTTCAGCGATATTAGCATCACGTCCGCCGTAATTATCGGATCCATATTGGTGCTCGGTATATTCATACCTTACTTCTGGTGCCGTTTCCTTTGCCCATACGGAGCACTGCTGGGCATCATTGCGAAAGCATCCCCTGTGGCGATCAAGCGTGACGAGGAAAAATGCATTAGCTGCGGAAAATGTAATAAATCCTGTCCCGGTGGGATTGATGTGGAACATAAACAAACCGTCAACTCCGCGGAATGCGTGGGCTGCGTCCAATGCATAAACGCATGTCCGGTAGACGGATGCCTGAATGTTACTGACCGTTTAAGCCGGGTTAAACTCCCGTGGTATGTAATTGCCGCAGGAGCTGTTCTTATTCTGCTGGTTTACTACGCGGTTGCCAAATTCACCAATCACTGGGATTCGCCCTACCCGATAGAAATGCTGCGTAAATATTATATGATGATGTAA
- the rfbD gene encoding dTDP-4-dehydrorhamnose reductase codes for MIDLAGKKAIILGGRTGLLGQALTEALNNQQIVTIPLSRSDFDPLNEESLTAILEREKPDFIFNTVAYTMVDLAEDEENKAHLLNTTLPATLGRLCKQYETKLIHYSTDFVFDGKKDSPYTEEDQTNPKSVYGETKLAGEERLTELNYDDILIIRTAWLFGPHKGNFVQKILDLAKSRDDLTVVHDQTGSPTYTPDLSEYTIALLKNEAQGIFNVVNSGKASWCELATEAIDSCAINCRVAPVPTSAYPTKAKRPSYSVLDTSKFSELTGITPRPWVQALRDYVYKDLKDHQED; via the coding sequence ATGATCGACTTAGCAGGTAAAAAAGCAATTATTCTCGGCGGACGGACAGGCCTTCTCGGGCAGGCCCTTACTGAAGCGCTGAACAATCAGCAGATTGTCACAATTCCCCTGTCACGTTCCGACTTCGACCCTTTGAATGAAGAATCCCTGACCGCCATTCTGGAAAGGGAAAAACCGGATTTCATATTCAACACCGTGGCCTATACCATGGTCGATCTGGCCGAAGACGAAGAAAACAAAGCCCACCTGCTAAACACCACTCTCCCCGCCACGCTGGGCAGGCTCTGCAAACAATATGAGACCAAGCTAATTCACTACAGTACTGATTTTGTATTTGACGGCAAAAAAGACTCTCCCTACACGGAAGAAGACCAGACGAATCCCAAATCGGTTTATGGTGAAACCAAACTGGCCGGGGAAGAACGTCTTACCGAACTTAACTACGATGATATACTGATAATACGCACCGCATGGCTGTTTGGACCGCACAAGGGCAATTTTGTTCAGAAGATACTCGACCTCGCTAAAAGCCGCGACGATCTTACAGTCGTACATGACCAGACCGGTTCTCCTACCTACACACCAGATTTATCCGAGTACACCATCGCTTTACTTAAAAATGAAGCTCAAGGAATTTTCAATGTAGTTAACTCCGGCAAGGCAAGTTGGTGCGAACTTGCTACCGAAGCCATCGACAGCTGCGCTATCAACTGCCGGGTAGCCCCTGTTCCGACATCTGCCTATCCCACCAAGGCCAAGAGACCTTCCTATTCTGTCCTCGATACCTCCAAGTTCAGCGAACTGACAGGTATAACTCCGCGCCCGTGGGTGCAGGCTCTCAGGGACTACGTATACAAAGACCTGAAAGACCATCAGGAAGATTAA
- the rfbB gene encoding dTDP-glucose 4,6-dehydratase has translation MRLLITGGCGFIGTNFIYLMKERHPDWKIFNLDKLTYAGNRKNLFKLEQDENSGYTFLHGDICDKEFVTAVLHDYNIDAVVNFAAESHVDRSINDPAPFLTTNTLGAQNMMECSRTAGIEKFVHVSTDEVYGTLGPNDPAFSEINPIEPNSPYSASKAGADLMARAYFETYKFPVSITRCSNNYGPYQFPEKLIPLMFIKASADESLPIYGDGSNIRDWIYVDDHCTGVELTLLKGQPGKAYNFGGAAEKTNLEMVKQILEILGKEESLITYVKDRPGHDKRYAMDYSLAEKELGFAPTVTFDEGIRKTIEWYQSNGDWLEEVRSGAYREFMDQWYGERK, from the coding sequence ATGCGACTTCTCATCACCGGCGGATGCGGGTTTATCGGTACAAATTTTATTTATCTCATGAAAGAACGGCATCCGGATTGGAAGATATTTAATCTTGATAAGCTGACTTATGCCGGCAACCGCAAAAACCTGTTTAAGCTGGAACAGGACGAAAACTCCGGCTACACTTTCCTGCACGGTGACATCTGCGATAAAGAATTCGTTACCGCCGTACTGCACGATTACAATATAGATGCCGTGGTTAACTTTGCCGCAGAATCACATGTGGACCGGTCCATAAATGACCCCGCCCCCTTCCTGACTACCAACACCCTCGGTGCCCAGAATATGATGGAGTGCTCCCGCACTGCCGGAATTGAAAAATTCGTGCACGTTTCAACCGATGAAGTATACGGAACCCTCGGCCCGAACGATCCGGCCTTCAGTGAAATAAATCCCATTGAACCAAACAGCCCCTACTCCGCTTCCAAAGCCGGTGCGGATCTCATGGCACGGGCCTACTTCGAGACATACAAATTTCCCGTATCCATCACCCGTTGTTCCAATAACTACGGCCCCTACCAGTTCCCAGAAAAGCTCATCCCGCTCATGTTCATAAAAGCGAGTGCGGATGAAAGCCTGCCCATCTATGGCGACGGTTCCAATATACGTGACTGGATCTATGTTGACGACCATTGCACCGGTGTAGAGCTGACCCTTCTAAAGGGACAACCCGGTAAAGCATACAACTTTGGCGGCGCTGCGGAAAAAACCAATCTTGAAATGGTTAAACAAATTTTGGAAATTCTCGGAAAGGAGGAATCACTCATAACTTACGTCAAAGACAGGCCCGGCCACGATAAGCGCTATGCAATGGATTACTCGCTGGCTGAAAAGGAACTGGGCTTCGCTCCGACCGTAACTTTTGATGAAGGAATCCGCAAAACCATAGAATGGTACCAGAGCAATGGCGACTGGCTTGAAGAAGTTCGCAGCGGTGCTTACCGTGAATTCATGGACCAATGGTACGGAGAACGAAAATGA